A DNA window from Flavisolibacter ginsenosidimutans contains the following coding sequences:
- the murG gene encoding undecaprenyldiphospho-muramoylpentapeptide beta-N-acetylglucosaminyltransferase has translation MAKRIIIAGGGTGGHIFPAIAIANALKKADNTVEILFVGAKGKMEMEKVPQAGYKIEGLDIAGFNRSSLIKNISLPAKLVKSFLQVRRIFKKFVPNAVIGVGGYSSFPVLRFAQAKGIPSFVHESNSFAGKSNMLLGKKATKVFVASDNMQQFFPQEKIMITGNPVRPDIVNVATVAKEEALRFFNLQPGKKTVLIVGGSLGARSINEAIENGLIELTNAGLQLIWQTGKTGAQRWEDAAAKKENVWVSDFIKEMQYAYAAADIVVSRAGAMAIAELCVVRKPVLFVPYPFAAEDHQTVNAQNLVKKDAALMVKDSEAKEKVVSTIIALANDETKQTKLKENISALAVTDADKKIADEILKTIN, from the coding sequence ATGGCAAAACGAATCATCATAGCAGGCGGTGGAACAGGCGGGCACATTTTCCCTGCAATTGCCATTGCCAATGCGTTGAAAAAAGCAGACAATACAGTTGAAATTTTGTTTGTCGGAGCAAAGGGGAAAATGGAGATGGAGAAAGTGCCGCAAGCGGGATACAAAATAGAAGGATTAGACATTGCGGGTTTTAACCGAAGCTCTTTGATAAAAAACATAAGTCTGCCGGCCAAGCTGGTGAAAAGCTTTTTGCAGGTGCGCCGCATCTTTAAAAAGTTTGTACCCAATGCCGTGATTGGCGTGGGTGGTTATTCATCCTTTCCGGTTTTGCGTTTTGCGCAGGCAAAGGGCATTCCTTCCTTCGTTCACGAATCAAATTCGTTCGCGGGAAAGTCAAACATGCTCTTGGGGAAAAAGGCAACAAAGGTGTTTGTGGCAAGCGATAACATGCAGCAATTCTTTCCGCAAGAAAAAATTATGATTACGGGCAACCCTGTGCGGCCCGACATTGTGAACGTTGCGACCGTTGCAAAAGAAGAAGCCTTGCGCTTTTTTAATTTACAGCCGGGAAAGAAAACGGTGTTAATTGTGGGAGGGAGTTTGGGTGCGCGGTCCATCAACGAAGCCATTGAAAACGGTTTGATTGAATTAACGAACGCAGGCCTGCAACTGATTTGGCAAACCGGCAAGACCGGCGCACAGAGATGGGAGGATGCGGCCGCGAAAAAAGAAAATGTTTGGGTTAGCGATTTCATAAAAGAAATGCAATATGCCTATGCAGCAGCGGATATTGTTGTCTCAAGAGCCGGGGCGATGGCAATCGCCGAATTGTGCGTGGTGAGAAAGCCCGTTTTGTTCGTGCCCTATCCGTTTGCTGCCGAAGACCACCAAACGGTGAACGCACAAAACCTTGTGAAAAAAGATGCCGCATTAATGGTGAAGGATAGCGAAGCAAAGGAGAAAGTCGTATCAACCATCATTGCGTTGGCAAATGATGAAACAAAGCAAACCAAGTTGAAAGAAAACATCTCTGCATTGGCGGTAACCGATGCAGACAAAAAAATTGCAGACGAAATTTTGAAAACAATAAACTAA
- the ftsA gene encoding cell division protein FtsA: MNNEQPIIVGLDIGTTKIAVIAGRKNEFDKLEILGFGRANSNGVKHGQVLNIDETIKAIKQALEACYSSNPSLVINEVYVGIAGHHIKSLQTRGDIVRQETENEISQREIDQLIADQYKTYIPAGDQIIDVIPQEFTVDNFQNIQDPIGYSGVKVGANFHIITGDKNAIRNIKRSVEKSDLVTKDLVLQPLASAAAVMAEEDLEAGVAIVDIGGGTTDLAIFYEGILKHTAVIPFAGENITNDIKTGLGVLKTQAEQMKVQFGSALANEAKTNAYITIPGLRGMPAKEISVKNLAHIIQARMSEILDFVTYHLKQVGLDNKNLNGGIILTGGGSQLKHLIQLTEYATGLNARIGLPNEHLAPNHIDELAKPTYATCLGLILKGYDDFEHDRKQFNSTYKRVEVPEGLKQEIIHEESVLVDANGSAMKPARSRGLTNFWPKFKNSLIEMFKEDEDEKL; encoded by the coding sequence ATGAACAACGAGCAACCAATTATTGTGGGGCTTGACATTGGAACCACCAAAATTGCCGTGATTGCCGGACGAAAGAACGAGTTCGACAAGCTGGAGATTTTGGGATTTGGCCGCGCTAATTCCAACGGCGTGAAACACGGGCAAGTCCTCAACATTGACGAAACCATTAAGGCCATTAAGCAGGCGCTGGAAGCCTGCTATTCGTCGAACCCAAGTTTGGTAATCAACGAAGTTTACGTGGGCATTGCAGGGCATCACATCAAGAGCTTGCAAACCCGCGGCGACATTGTACGGCAGGAAACGGAAAACGAAATTTCGCAACGCGAGATTGACCAACTGATCGCCGACCAGTACAAGACGTACATTCCGGCCGGCGACCAGATCATTGACGTAATTCCGCAGGAATTTACCGTTGACAATTTTCAAAACATTCAGGACCCCATCGGCTACAGTGGCGTAAAAGTGGGCGCCAATTTTCACATCATCACCGGCGACAAAAATGCTATCCGCAACATCAAGCGTTCGGTGGAAAAATCGGACCTGGTAACGAAGGACCTGGTGTTGCAACCACTGGCTTCTGCGGCGGCCGTAATGGCCGAAGAAGACCTGGAAGCCGGTGTGGCCATTGTGGACATTGGCGGCGGCACTACCGACCTTGCCATCTTCTATGAAGGGATTTTAAAACACACAGCCGTGATTCCGTTTGCGGGAGAAAATATCACCAATGATATCAAGACAGGGCTGGGCGTTTTAAAAACTCAGGCAGAGCAAATGAAGGTGCAGTTCGGCAGTGCGCTGGCCAACGAAGCAAAGACCAATGCCTACATTACCATTCCGGGTCTGCGCGGCATGCCGGCCAAAGAAATCAGCGTAAAAAATCTGGCGCACATCATTCAGGCACGCATGAGCGAAATCCTGGATTTTGTGACCTACCATTTAAAACAGGTTGGATTAGACAATAAAAATTTAAATGGTGGCATCATTCTTACAGGTGGAGGCTCACAGTTGAAACACCTGATTCAATTGACAGAATACGCAACGGGTTTAAATGCACGCATTGGCTTGCCCAACGAGCATCTTGCACCCAACCACATTGACGAATTGGCCAAGCCAACGTACGCCACTTGTTTGGGTTTGATCTTAAAAGGCTATGATGATTTTGAGCATGACCGCAAGCAGTTTAATTCTACTTATAAAAGAGTGGAAGTGCCCGAAGGTTTGAAGCAGGAAATCATACACGAGGAATCGGTTTTGGTAGATGCGAACGGCAGTGCAATGAAACCCGCCCGCAGTAGGGGTTTAACGAATTTCTGGCCCAAATTCAAAAACAGTTTGATTGAAATGTTTAAAGAAGACGAAGACGAGAAACTGTAA
- a CDS encoding FtsW/RodA/SpoVE family cell cycle protein, whose product MTEPQDIKFSDLAQNIKTKALLQKTSGDKVIWALVLLLGLVSLLVVYSATGSLAYKNYKGNTEVYLFKQIAFIAIGFVIIYFAHRVNYTIYSKVAKILLLLSIPLLFYTLFFGVRMNEGSRWIRLPIINMTMQTSDLAKLALFMFLARMLSRKQNKIKDFKKGFLPVIIPVAVVCMLIAPANLSTALLLGASCMLLMFIGRVSMKHILLTIGCALIPVSFLIMAAVIKHKSGDAEDEVATTKKKEKSSRLFARVDTWIGRVENFMYGSKEGANDDDHYQVNQAKIAIARGGVLGKGPGNGEARNFLPQAYNDYIYATLIEEYGLLGGAFIIFIYLVFLFRSIRLFKKCPYAFGAFLALGLSFTLVIQAMANMAVNVNLFPVTGVTLPLVSMGGSSFLFTCLSIGIILSVARNVEGLEGKKAQEAAEANKEYDEIDEEEYDEEDEEVEESTAAKPALA is encoded by the coding sequence ATGACCGAACCACAAGACATAAAATTTTCTGACCTGGCGCAAAACATAAAGACCAAGGCGCTGCTGCAAAAAACCAGCGGCGACAAGGTGATTTGGGCCTTGGTGTTGTTACTTGGACTTGTGTCCTTGCTGGTGGTGTACAGTGCTACCGGTTCGTTGGCCTATAAAAACTACAAAGGCAATACGGAAGTTTATCTTTTCAAGCAAATTGCGTTCATTGCCATTGGTTTTGTCATCATCTATTTTGCCCACCGGGTTAATTACACCATCTACTCCAAAGTTGCCAAGATTCTTTTGCTCTTGTCTATTCCTTTGCTTTTTTACACGCTGTTCTTTGGCGTGCGCATGAACGAAGGAAGCCGCTGGATTCGCCTGCCCATCATCAACATGACAATGCAGACTTCCGATTTGGCAAAGCTTGCGCTTTTCATGTTTTTGGCAAGAATGCTTAGCCGCAAGCAGAACAAGATCAAGGATTTTAAAAAAGGATTTCTTCCTGTCATCATTCCCGTTGCGGTTGTGTGCATGTTGATTGCGCCGGCCAATCTGTCCACGGCTTTGTTGCTGGGTGCAAGCTGCATGTTGCTCATGTTCATCGGAAGGGTAAGCATGAAGCATATTCTATTGACGATTGGTTGTGCGTTAATTCCCGTGAGCTTTTTAATTATGGCAGCGGTTATCAAGCACAAATCCGGTGATGCGGAAGATGAAGTGGCCACAACAAAAAAGAAAGAAAAATCTTCGCGTCTTTTTGCCCGCGTGGACACCTGGATCGGCCGCGTGGAAAACTTTATGTACGGTTCGAAAGAAGGCGCCAACGACGACGATCATTACCAGGTAAACCAGGCAAAGATTGCCATTGCACGCGGCGGTGTGTTGGGTAAAGGCCCCGGCAATGGCGAAGCAAGAAATTTTTTGCCACAGGCTTACAATGATTACATCTATGCCACGCTGATTGAAGAATACGGTTTGCTTGGCGGTGCGTTTATCATCTTTATTTACCTCGTGTTTTTGTTTCGAAGCATACGGTTGTTTAAAAAATGTCCCTACGCATTCGGTGCCTTCCTTGCATTGGGATTAAGCTTTACGTTGGTCATTCAGGCCATGGCCAACATGGCGGTGAACGTGAATCTCTTTCCCGTTACCGGTGTTACGCTTCCGCTTGTGAGCATGGGCGGTAGTAGTTTTTTGTTTACGTGTTTGTCTATTGGCATTATTTTAAGTGTAGCCCGCAACGTTGAAGGCCTTGAAGGGAAGAAAGCGCAGGAAGCAGCGGAAGCAAACAAAGAGTACGACGAAATAGACGAAGAAGAATATGACGAGGAAGACGAAGAAGTAGAAGAATCAACAGCGGCAAAACCAGCACTTGCGTAG
- the murD gene encoding UDP-N-acetylmuramoyl-L-alanine--D-glutamate ligase, with translation MKRKLVILGGGESGVGAAVLAKKKDYDVTLMDESSLKEGYRSELQKAGVLFLEGGVNEDELLNADEVVKSPGIPEKNAWVKKLRAKGVSVISEIELAYRHKGESKIIAITGSNGKSTTTSLIYHICKTAALDCALVGNIGYSFAKQVAEDPKPLYVAEISSFQLDDIVRFRPDVAVLLNITEDHLDRYDYRFENYIRSKFRIAMNQTSGDYFIYNLDDDVIIQYMERNPIHSIQLPMSMKQKVNQGGYIQNDEMHVKTGSEEQSMSVYDFALKGKHNQYNTMAASVAGATMDIRKNKIREAVQTFENLEHRMEPVATVRGVEFINDSKATNVNSTWYALESMTKPTILILGGVDKGNDYTLIEDLVKEKVKAIVCMGVDNSKIHAAFDGITRLVDTGSAENAVQAAFQVAAPGDVVLLSPACASFDLFSNYEDRGKQFKEAVKNL, from the coding sequence ATGAAGCGCAAACTCGTGATACTTGGCGGTGGCGAAAGCGGCGTAGGTGCGGCGGTGTTGGCGAAGAAGAAAGACTACGACGTGACGTTAATGGATGAAAGCTCTTTGAAAGAAGGTTATCGCAGCGAATTGCAAAAAGCAGGTGTGCTTTTTTTAGAAGGTGGAGTGAACGAAGATGAGTTGCTGAACGCCGATGAAGTGGTGAAAAGCCCGGGCATTCCCGAAAAAAATGCGTGGGTGAAAAAGTTAAGGGCGAAAGGCGTTTCTGTCATCAGCGAAATTGAATTGGCGTACCGGCACAAGGGCGAAAGCAAGATCATCGCCATCACCGGAAGCAACGGAAAGTCAACGACAACGTCGCTTATCTATCACATCTGCAAAACGGCGGCCTTGGATTGCGCGCTGGTTGGCAACATTGGTTATTCGTTTGCCAAACAAGTGGCCGAAGACCCAAAGCCTTTGTACGTAGCGGAAATTAGCTCGTTCCAGTTGGATGACATTGTAAGGTTTCGTCCCGATGTGGCCGTGCTCCTTAATATCACGGAAGATCATCTGGATCGGTACGATTACAGGTTTGAAAACTACATCCGCAGCAAGTTTCGCATTGCGATGAACCAGACATCAGGCGATTATTTTATTTATAACCTGGATGATGATGTCATCATCCAATACATGGAACGAAACCCCATTCACTCAATTCAATTACCAATGAGTATGAAGCAGAAGGTTAACCAAGGTGGCTACATTCAGAACGACGAAATGCACGTCAAAACCGGCTCGGAAGAGCAGAGCATGAGCGTTTATGATTTTGCGTTAAAAGGAAAACACAACCAATACAACACCATGGCAGCAAGTGTAGCGGGAGCAACGATGGATATCCGGAAAAACAAAATCCGGGAAGCGGTGCAAACCTTCGAAAACCTGGAGCACCGGATGGAGCCGGTGGCCACGGTGCGGGGAGTGGAATTTATTAACGACAGCAAGGCTACCAACGTGAATTCAACCTGGTATGCGTTGGAAAGTATGACCAAGCCAACGATTTTGATCTTGGGTGGTGTGGATAAAGGCAACGACTACACTCTCATTGAAGACTTGGTAAAAGAGAAAGTAAAAGCCATTGTTTGCATGGGTGTGGACAATTCAAAGATTCATGCTGCGTTTGATGGTATTACGAGATTGGTTGACACCGGCAGTGCAGAAAACGCGGTACAGGCTGCGTTTCAGGTTGCTGCTCCAGGCGATGTGGTGTTGTTAAGTCCGGCCTGCGCGTCGTTTGATTTGTTCAGCAATTACGAAGATCGCGGGAAGCAGTTTAAAGAAGCGGTGAAAAATTTATAG
- a CDS encoding cell division protein FtsQ/DivIB yields MKFKRPIYRILFFAAWIAVLGGIATLVIAANGKTKSRTCKGVTVSINGDGETLYVQKGDVLKTIEHTAKGPVVNKHFGDLNLGALERTLEANPWIRDAEIYLDTKDVLHVSVWERQPIARVFNTAGASFYIDSSGFQLPLLETYSVRLPVVTGFTSDKRFNAKDSITLRGLKDVVAAIVKDSFWNAQIGQIDITPERKFELVPVIGSHIIKLGYGEDVEKKLNNLMIFYKQVLPKAGLAKYSTLDVQFEGQVVAVRKGPTSVVDSIQLQKNIEELMKRKAAEEEPDDALPAIPWVKAQPTTINDSLTEPPLEPTTTENNPSTADRPGQQKSNPAKNQIQKPSPQKPPKKPIKKQTLKPKAVMPAKSRNEY; encoded by the coding sequence TTGAAGTTTAAACGACCCATATATCGTATTCTTTTCTTCGCTGCGTGGATTGCGGTGCTGGGTGGTATTGCCACGCTGGTCATTGCGGCCAATGGCAAAACAAAATCACGTACCTGCAAGGGTGTAACGGTTTCTATTAACGGCGACGGAGAAACGCTTTATGTGCAGAAAGGCGACGTGTTGAAAACAATCGAGCACACGGCAAAGGGGCCAGTTGTAAACAAACATTTTGGCGACCTGAACCTGGGTGCGCTGGAAAGAACCCTGGAAGCAAATCCGTGGATACGCGATGCTGAAATTTATTTAGACACGAAAGACGTGCTGCACGTTTCGGTTTGGGAACGACAACCGATAGCAAGAGTATTCAATACGGCCGGCGCTTCGTTTTACATTGACAGTTCGGGTTTTCAATTGCCCTTGCTGGAGACCTACAGCGTCAGGCTACCGGTGGTTACGGGCTTCACAAGCGATAAAAGGTTTAACGCGAAAGACAGCATAACACTGCGGGGTTTGAAAGACGTGGTTGCGGCAATTGTGAAGGATTCGTTCTGGAATGCGCAAATAGGGCAGATAGACATTACACCCGAACGAAAGTTTGAGCTGGTGCCTGTGATTGGAAGCCACATCATCAAACTCGGTTACGGCGAAGACGTGGAAAAGAAGCTGAACAACCTGATGATTTTTTACAAGCAGGTCCTGCCCAAAGCGGGCCTTGCAAAATACAGTACGCTTGACGTGCAGTTTGAAGGCCAGGTTGTTGCGGTTCGCAAAGGACCGACCTCGGTTGTTGATTCCATTCAACTGCAGAAGAACATTGAAGAACTGATGAAGCGTAAAGCAGCGGAAGAAGAACCGGATGATGCGTTGCCTGCCATACCGTGGGTAAAGGCGCAACCAACAACAATAAACGATTCGTTGACCGAACCGCCGTTAGAGCCAACAACGACTGAGAACAATCCATCAACTGCTGATAGACCAGGGCAACAAAAATCCAATCCAGCGAAAAACCAAATCCAGAAACCCAGTCCTCAAAAGCCACCGAAAAAGCCGATTAAGAAACAAACGCTAAAGCCAAAGGCAGTTATGCCGGCAAAAAGCAGGAACGAGTATTAG
- the mraY gene encoding phospho-N-acetylmuramoyl-pentapeptide-transferase, whose amino-acid sequence MLYHLFEWLRANNIRFPGSELFRFITFRILIAVLLSLFITTIYGKNIIRLLQRKQMGESVRELGLQGEQQKKGTPTMGGLIIIAAILIPTLLLADLTKVYIRLMIFCTVWMGAIGFLDDYLKIRAKRIAQQKGIAYKKSDSDGLAGKFKIFGQVMLGIVVGATLYFNQNVKIWREYVGADKGIVAKASDSTYKGPFKVVIINGKKRVFVEAKSFVTTIPFVKNHEFNYARLLPAAWSDYTWILYILVTIFIVTAVSNGANLTDGLDGLATGTSAVICGAFGIFAYASGSLLIADYLNIMYIPNLAELSIFIGALVGACIGFLWYNSYPAQVFMGDTGSLTLGGIIAALAFIVHKELLIPLICAVFFVETLSVTLQVSYFKYTKKKYGEGRRIFLMSPLHHHYQKKGYPEAKIVTRFWIVTILCAVVSIVTLKIR is encoded by the coding sequence ATGCTGTATCATCTTTTTGAATGGTTAAGAGCAAACAACATCCGCTTCCCCGGAAGCGAACTGTTTCGCTTTATCACCTTCCGGATATTGATAGCAGTGTTGTTGTCGCTTTTCATCACCACCATTTACGGCAAAAATATCATCCGGCTTTTGCAGCGCAAGCAAATGGGCGAGTCGGTGCGTGAACTGGGCCTGCAGGGCGAACAACAAAAGAAGGGCACGCCAACCATGGGCGGGCTGATCATCATTGCCGCTATTCTCATTCCTACCTTGTTACTTGCCGATCTGACAAAGGTGTACATCCGACTGATGATTTTCTGCACGGTGTGGATGGGCGCCATCGGCTTTTTGGATGACTATTTAAAGATTCGGGCAAAGCGCATTGCACAGCAAAAAGGAATTGCCTACAAAAAAAGCGACAGCGATGGTTTGGCTGGCAAGTTCAAAATATTTGGACAAGTAATGTTGGGCATCGTGGTAGGCGCAACTCTCTATTTCAACCAGAACGTAAAGATTTGGCGTGAGTATGTAGGCGCCGACAAAGGCATCGTTGCCAAGGCATCGGATTCAACTTACAAAGGACCATTCAAGGTTGTCATCATTAACGGAAAGAAGAGAGTGTTTGTGGAAGCAAAATCTTTCGTTACCACCATTCCTTTTGTAAAAAACCACGAGTTTAACTACGCAAGATTATTGCCGGCGGCCTGGAGCGATTATACCTGGATACTCTATATTCTCGTAACCATTTTTATTGTAACGGCTGTGTCCAACGGTGCAAACCTGACCGATGGGTTAGACGGTTTGGCAACGGGAACGTCGGCCGTTATCTGCGGCGCCTTCGGCATTTTTGCTTATGCCAGCGGCAGTTTATTAATTGCCGATTATCTCAACATCATGTACATCCCCAACCTTGCCGAGCTTTCCATTTTCATCGGTGCGTTGGTGGGCGCCTGCATCGGCTTCTTGTGGTACAACTCTTACCCGGCGCAGGTTTTCATGGGCGATACGGGAAGTTTAACACTTGGCGGCATCATTGCGGCCCTTGCATTTATCGTTCACAAAGAATTGTTGATACCGCTGATTTGCGCTGTGTTCTTTGTAGAAACATTGAGCGTAACGCTGCAGGTATCGTATTTCAAATACACGAAGAAAAAATACGGTGAAGGCCGGCGGATTTTTTTAATGAGTCCCTTGCATCACCATTATCAAAAGAAAGGTTACCCTGAAGCGAAGATTGTCACACGGTTTTGGATCGTTACCATTCTGTGTGCTGTTGTTTCGATTGTAACCTTAAAAATAAGATAG
- a CDS encoding UDP-N-acetylmuramoyl-L-alanyl-D-glutamate--2,6-diaminopimelate ligase — protein sequence MKTLADILYKVPLKAVSGSTDVVVSGVQIDSRKASNRSVFVAVKGVAIDGHKFIDKAIELGAIAVVCEELPSQQKEGVTYVQTESTAEAAGILAHNFYGQPSQKLKLVGVTGTNGKTTIATLLYKLFICLGYQCGLVSTVENIINGKIIPSTHTTPDAISLNALLKQMVDEGCEYAFMEVSSHAVHQRRIAGLEFVGALFSNITHDHLDYHKTFDEYIKAKKAFFDGLSSSAFAITNIDDKRGLVMLQNTAAKKLSYSLRSMADFKGKILENGLSGLVMTINDQEVHFRLIGEFNAYNLLAVYGAAVSLGQDKQEVLQCLSNTTGAEGRFDYTVSPKEKVIAIVDYAHTPDALINVLATIKKLRQGNEQVITVVGCGGDRDKTKRPVMGEVACEHSDKVIFTSDNPRSEDPMEILNDMETGLPVSAKRKYIAIADRKQAIKTAISMAQPEDIVLVAGKGHEKYQEINGVKHHFDDKEVVQEMFELLNK from the coding sequence GTGAAGACGCTTGCTGATATATTGTATAAGGTGCCTTTAAAGGCTGTATCGGGTTCAACCGATGTCGTAGTGAGCGGTGTGCAGATTGATTCCCGTAAAGCATCAAACCGCAGCGTATTTGTGGCAGTAAAAGGTGTGGCAATTGACGGTCACAAGTTTATTGATAAAGCCATTGAGCTTGGTGCGATTGCCGTTGTTTGCGAAGAGTTGCCTTCGCAGCAAAAGGAAGGTGTGACCTACGTGCAAACCGAAAGCACTGCGGAAGCGGCTGGCATTCTCGCACACAATTTTTACGGGCAGCCTTCGCAAAAATTAAAGCTCGTTGGTGTAACCGGAACGAACGGTAAAACAACCATTGCAACGCTTCTGTATAAACTGTTCATTTGTCTCGGCTATCAATGTGGGTTGGTTAGCACAGTAGAAAACATCATCAACGGAAAGATCATTCCTTCTACTCATACAACGCCGGATGCAATCAGTTTGAATGCTTTGTTGAAGCAAATGGTAGACGAAGGTTGCGAATACGCTTTTATGGAGGTGAGTTCACACGCCGTGCATCAAAGAAGAATTGCAGGATTGGAATTTGTTGGCGCCCTATTCAGTAACATTACCCACGATCATCTTGATTATCACAAAACCTTTGACGAATACATCAAGGCGAAGAAGGCTTTCTTTGACGGCCTTTCTTCTTCGGCCTTTGCCATCACCAATATAGACGACAAACGCGGCCTGGTGATGTTGCAAAACACGGCGGCAAAAAAGCTTTCGTACAGCCTGCGTTCGATGGCCGATTTCAAAGGAAAGATTTTGGAGAACGGCCTCTCGGGTTTGGTAATGACCATCAACGACCAGGAAGTTCATTTCCGGTTGATTGGTGAATTCAACGCCTACAATCTTCTGGCGGTTTACGGGGCGGCCGTTTCACTTGGGCAAGACAAGCAGGAAGTGCTGCAATGCTTGAGCAATACAACCGGTGCAGAAGGACGGTTTGACTACACGGTTTCGCCAAAAGAAAAAGTCATTGCCATTGTTGATTATGCACACACCCCGGATGCGTTGATTAACGTATTGGCGACCATAAAAAAATTAAGACAAGGAAACGAACAGGTGATAACCGTTGTGGGTTGCGGTGGCGATAGGGACAAAACAAAACGTCCGGTAATGGGCGAAGTGGCTTGCGAACACAGCGACAAAGTCATCTTCACCAGCGACAATCCGCGCAGCGAAGACCCGATGGAAATACTGAATGACATGGAAACGGGTTTGCCGGTTTCTGCCAAGCGGAAATACATTGCCATTGCCGACAGAAAGCAAGCGATTAAAACTGCCATCTCCATGGCGCAGCCGGAAGACATTGTTTTGGTGGCGGGTAAAGGACACGAAAAATATCAGGAGATAAACGGTGTAAAGCATCACTTCGACGACAAAGAAGTGGTGCAGGAAATGTTTGAATTATTAAATAAGTAG
- the murC gene encoding UDP-N-acetylmuramate--L-alanine ligase has translation MNPTVNIQEILDSPSRRVYFIGIGGIGMSALARYFLSKGIKVSGYDKTETALTKALRAEGAEIHYTEDVAAVPKDVALVVYTPAVPKDHKELVYYQTNGYNVVKRSDVLGAISESSFNICIGGTHGKTTITTMVAHILRHSGYGCNAFLGGIASNYDTNFWSSDNNVCVIEADEYDRSFLKLSPDVAVITAMDADHLDIYGDEEAVQDAFVQFANKVKEGGLLIGKFGLKRLKETTVKKRWTYSLQNDAADIFAARIKIEEGGYRFDVQLKDKVLSNCELRIGGMHNVENAVAAVAVASSLKIDDEKVKAALAAFKGVHRRFEYVIPPKKFSEGAYVQPVLVDDYAHHPEELRALLTSVRSLFPQRVVTIIFQPHLFSRTRDLAGGFADALSIADRVILLPIYPARELPVEGVSSEMILKGVERDDKQVLSKEEFLAWMKQHAKELNKEFGEVMVMAGAGDIDALVKPVKEMLIG, from the coding sequence ATGAACCCTACGGTGAACATACAGGAAATACTGGATTCTCCTTCGCGGAGGGTTTATTTCATTGGCATCGGCGGCATCGGCATGAGTGCCCTTGCCCGTTACTTCCTTTCAAAAGGGATTAAGGTTAGTGGTTACGACAAAACGGAAACAGCGCTGACAAAAGCACTTCGTGCAGAAGGGGCGGAGATTCATTACACAGAAGACGTGGCAGCCGTTCCGAAAGACGTTGCTTTGGTGGTGTACACGCCGGCCGTTCCAAAAGACCACAAAGAGTTGGTTTATTATCAAACGAACGGTTACAACGTTGTCAAACGCAGCGACGTGTTAGGAGCCATCAGCGAAAGTTCTTTTAACATCTGTATCGGTGGCACGCACGGCAAAACAACCATCACAACAATGGTTGCACACATCCTGCGGCACAGCGGTTATGGTTGCAACGCATTCCTCGGCGGTATTGCGTCTAACTACGACACAAACTTTTGGAGCAGCGACAACAACGTGTGTGTGATTGAAGCCGACGAATACGACCGTAGCTTTTTGAAGTTGAGTCCGGACGTAGCGGTAATTACGGCTATGGATGCTGATCACCTGGATATTTATGGTGATGAGGAAGCGGTGCAGGATGCGTTTGTGCAGTTTGCCAACAAGGTAAAAGAAGGCGGCCTGCTCATCGGTAAATTTGGTTTAAAGCGATTAAAAGAAACAACGGTAAAAAAACGCTGGACATACAGTCTTCAGAACGATGCAGCCGATATATTTGCGGCCCGAATAAAAATAGAAGAAGGCGGTTATCGTTTCGATGTTCAGCTAAAAGATAAAGTTCTTTCAAATTGCGAGTTGCGGATCGGCGGCATGCACAACGTGGAGAATGCTGTGGCTGCGGTTGCGGTGGCTTCGTCGTTAAAAATTGACGACGAAAAAGTTAAAGCGGCCCTTGCGGCATTTAAAGGCGTGCACCGAAGGTTTGAGTACGTGATTCCACCGAAAAAATTCAGCGAAGGCGCCTACGTGCAACCCGTGTTGGTCGATGATTATGCGCATCATCCCGAGGAGTTGAGAGCTTTGCTCACGAGTGTTCGAAGCTTGTTCCCGCAGCGTGTGGTGACGATCATTTTCCAACCGCATTTATTCAGCAGAACCCGCGACCTGGCCGGTGGCTTTGCCGACGCATTGTCCATTGCCGACCGGGTAATTCTTTTGCCCATTTATCCGGCCAGGGAACTGCCCGTTGAAGGCGTGAGCAGCGAAATGATTTTGAAAGGCGTGGAACGGGATGATAAGCAAGTCTTATCGAAAGAAGAATTTTTAGCGTGGATGAAACAGCACGCAAAAGAATTGAACAAGGAATTTGGTGAAGTGATGGTGATGGCCGGCGCGGGTGACATTGATGCATTGGTGAAACCGGTGAAGGAAATGTTGATTGGTTGA